In one Streptomyces sp. NBC_00597 genomic region, the following are encoded:
- a CDS encoding DUF3099 domain-containing protein, which produces MYARRRRVYFLLMGGCVFLFVSAWSFVRLFSVEAAVALCVVAMVIPPVAAMVANRRGPEDRWWDDPSGDPKSDEWWDELDGKRRPKD; this is translated from the coding sequence ATGTACGCCCGGCGGCGCCGCGTCTATTTCCTGCTCATGGGCGGATGCGTCTTCCTGTTCGTGTCCGCCTGGTCCTTCGTGCGGCTGTTCTCGGTCGAGGCGGCCGTGGCCCTGTGCGTGGTCGCCATGGTCATCCCGCCGGTCGCCGCGATGGTCGCGAACCGGCGAGGGCCGGAAGACCGCTGGTGGGACGACCCCTCGGGCGATCCGAAGTCCGACGAGTGGTGGGACGAACTGGACGGAAAGCGGCGTCCCAAGGACTGA
- a CDS encoding DUF1416 domain-containing protein: MCGAQIGGPDLATLKPGETAIQGQVTKDGEPVSGYVRLLDSTGEFTAEVPTSATGQFRFYAATGTWTLRALVPGAQADRAVVVAEAGGVTDVAIAV; this comes from the coding sequence ATGTGTGGAGCACAGATCGGCGGGCCCGACCTCGCGACGCTCAAGCCCGGTGAGACCGCCATCCAGGGCCAGGTGACCAAGGACGGCGAGCCCGTCAGCGGGTACGTGCGCCTGCTCGACTCGACCGGCGAGTTCACGGCCGAGGTCCCGACCTCGGCGACCGGCCAGTTCCGCTTCTACGCGGCGACCGGCACGTGGACCCTGCGCGCGCTGGTCCCCGGCGCCCAGGCGGACCGCGCCGTGGTCGTGGCCGAGGCCGGCGGCGTGACGGACGTGGCGATCGCGGTCTGA